The Campylobacter concisus ATCC 51562 genomic sequence TAACCCTCCTTCAAATTTTTAACGCAGTAAACGATAAAGAAAAACTTTTCAAGATCCACTCTGACTCACCTAAAGCCTGCCCACTTGGCGGTAAGATCGAAAGACTCTTAACTGGTCACTTCCTAAAAGCACAAGAAGCTTTAGAGGATAGCTTAAGAAGCATTACTTTACAAGATCTATTAGATGAGCTTATTAATTTATAAAATTTAAAAAGTAGGTAAACTAAGTTATAGAATTTAAAAAGTAGGCAGATATATAAAAAACCAATCTATTTTATTTATTAGGAACGCTATGCGCTCCTAACTATTTTTGTGTATCTCTGTGTAAGAATTTTTATAAATTTCTAGATTTATTACTCTTTGCTTTTCTCTTTTTTAGCTTTACTCTTTTTCTCTGCTTTATCTTTTAGCTTTTCTTTCTTATCTTTTATCTCTTTTATACTATCATCTTTAGCACTATCTTTTTTTTCTTTTACTTCATCACTCTTTTTACTTACCTTTTCTTTTATCTCATCTTTTTTAGATTTTATTTTAGATTTTGTGGTGTCTATCTTTGTAGTGCCTGATACTGATATATCTGATTTTAAATTTTCAAATGTCTTATCACCTATACCATTTACATTTTTTATATCTTCTATTGAGTTAAATTTATTTGCTTTTCTATACTCTATTATTGCATCTGCCTTTGAAGATCCTATACCATCTAAACTCATTAACTCTTCTTTTGTGGCGGTGTTTAAATTTATGGCTGCTAGTAATGTAGAAGCTGCTGCTAATAGTGAGAATATAATCTTTTTCATTTTTGTCCTTTTTGGGTAAATTTGGGTTTGGAGTCTATCATATTTGGTGTTTTTAGTCAATATTCGTATAAAAGCATAAGCTAAAAAATATTTATAAATGTAAAGATAAAAAGTCTGATTATTTAAAAATATAAATAAATGTAAGATTTGATATTTTGTTATAAATTAAAAAAATAATACTAAAAGAAGATTGTTTAGATAAAGAAGATTAAAAATTAACAAAGCCCGCAACGACCTACTTTTCCAACATCCCAGTAAGGGAGAGTATCATCAGCCAGGACGAGCTTAGCTTCTTGGTTCGAGATGGAGCAAGGCGTTTCCTCGTCTGTATAGTCACGGGCAGTGTTAAATAAAAGATACATTAGATAAATCTCTTATTTAACACTACTTGATAAAGTTAAAAGTCATAAACAAAGTTTTATAAAAACATATCTTATTAAGTTTTTATCCTTAACAAGGAAGTGATGCTTATTAAAAGATAAGCAGACGAGCTATTAGTACTGGTCAGCTAAAGGACTTTCATCCATTACACACCCAGCCTATCAAACACATAGTCTATATGAGCTCTTAAAAGAAGATTCATCTTGGAGTTGGCTTCCTGCTTAGATGCTTTCAGCAGTTATCACATCCCAACATAGCTACCGAGCGGTGCTCTTGGCAGAACAACTCGTACACCAGTGGTTGGTTCGACCCGGTCCTCTCGTACTAGGGTCAACTCTCCTCAATCTTCTTGCGCCCACGGCAGATAGGGACCGAACTGTCTCACGACGTTCTGAACCCAGCTCGCGTACCGCTTTAAATGGCGAACAGCCATACCCTTGGGACCTGCTCCAGCCCCAGGATGCGATGAGCCGACATCGAGGTGCCAAACCTCCCCGTCGATGTGAGCTCTTGGGGGAGATCAGCCTGTTATCCCCGGGGTACCTTTTATCCTTTGAGCGATGGCCCTTCCACACAGAACCACCGGATCACTAAGACCGACTTTCGTCTCTGCTTGACGTGTATGTCTCGCAGTTAAGCTGGCTTATGCCTTTATACTCTACGAACGATTTCCAACCGTTCTGAGCCAACCTTTGTAAGCCTCCGTTACATTTTGGGAGGCGACCGCCCCAGTCAAACTACCCACCAGACATTGTCCTACTTGAGGATAACTCAAGCTAGTTAGCTATCAGAATAAAAAAGAGTGGTATCTCAACAATGGCTCACCATAAACTGGCGTCTATGGATCAAAGCCTCCCACCTATCCTGCACATTTTTATCCCAATAGCAGTGTCAAGCTGTAGTAAAGGTCCACGGGGTCTTTCCGTCTTGCCGCGGGTAGGAGGAATTTTCACCTCCACTACAATTTCACTGGATCCCTCTTCGAGACAGCTCCCATCTCGTTACGCCATTCATGCAGGTCGATATTTAATCGACAAGGAATTTCGCTACCTTAGGACCGTTATAGTTACGGCCGCCGTTTACTCGGGCTTCGATCAAACGCTTCGCAGAGCTAACGTCATCAATTAACCTTCGAGCACCGGGCAGGCGTCACACCCTATACATCCTCTTACGAGTTAGCAGAGTGCTGTGTTTTTGGTAAACAGTCGGGAGGGACTCTTTGTTGTAACCTTCAATGCTTACGGAGTAAATCCTTCACAAAGTTAGGCACACCTTATACCGAAGATACGGTGCTATTTTGCAGAGTTCCTTGAAGAGAGTTCTTCCACGCGCCTTAGAATACTCATCCCACCCACCTGTGTCGGTTTACGGTACGGGCAACTATAACTAAACTTAGAAACTTTTCTTGGCTCGACAGTATCGGCAATTCGCTATCCATTCCGAAGAACTTCAAACGCCTATGGGGTCTCGGCTTAAAAAGATCCGGATTTGCCTGGATCTTAACCTACACCTTTCGACTAGCACTACCATCCGCTAGCTTGCTTAACTCTAAGCGTCCTTCCATCGCACATTATAGTTGGCATTGGAATATTAACCAATTTTCCATCGCATACCCCTTTCGGACTTTGCTTAGGACCCGGCTAACCCTACGATGACGAGCATCGCGTAGGAAACCTTGGGTTTACGGCGTTGGGGATTCTCACCCCAATTATCGCTACTCATGCCTGCATGCTCACTTGTATTCGCTCCAGCACTCCTTACCGGTATACCTTCAATGCAAATACAACGCTCTCCTACCACTTAGTAAAACTAAGTCTAAAGCTTCGGTACTCATTTTAGCCCCGTTATATTTTCCGCGCAGAATCACTAGACCAGTGAGCTATTACGCTTTCTTTAAAGGATGGCTGCTTCTAAGCCAACCTCCTGGTTGTTTAAGTAACTCCACATCGTTTTCCACTTAAATGAGATTTAGGGACCTTAGCTGTTAGTCTGGGTTGTTCCCCTCTCGACGACGGATTTTATCACTCGCCGCCTGACTGCCATGATTACACACTAGGTATTCGGAGTTTGATAGGGT encodes the following:
- a CDS encoding Rrf2 family transcriptional regulator, giving the protein TLLQIFNAVNDKEKLFKIHSDSPKACPLGGKIERLLTGHFLKAQEALEDSLRSITLQDLLDELINL
- a CDS encoding ComEA family DNA-binding protein, with product MKKIIFSLLAAASTLLAAINLNTATKEELMSLDGIGSSKADAIIEYRKANKFNSIEDIKNVNGIGDKTFENLKSDISVSGTTKIDTTKSKIKSKKDEIKEKVSKKSDEVKEKKDSAKDDSIKEIKDKKEKLKDKAEKKSKAKKEKSKE